The Branchiostoma floridae strain S238N-H82 chromosome 3, Bfl_VNyyK, whole genome shotgun sequence genomic sequence AGGGAAAAGATACCAACAACGTAACAGCACATTATTGACGATtcattctatacatgtacaatgaaagtaGGACTATCATCAGACGGAATGATGGCCACGTCTGACAATTTCTTTCAACTACGAAATAATACATGATATTATACAGTGATTGCCAACTCTACTTTGGATTCAAAGCGGCCTCTCATATCAATTTTAGCTTCtcgtgaataaataaagatGGCTAAAAATACTTCATCAATTTTGCTTTTAGAATTTCTTTATTCCCTCGCTTAAGAAACCGTGTTGCTAATGGAGAAACATACTAATTCTACGCCTATGAACAGCTACTGTAAATGGGGAAATGTTAGCAAGGGAGATATATATCTAAACCGCTAACTTGAAACCAACACAAATATGTTTGTTCCGTAACTACCCCATTGTGTTAACCCCGAACGTATAACTCTGTGAACATTCCATTTTCTCCCTGTAATTCCAGCGAAAATGCCCCCTGTACATTATCAGAATGATGAGTTGTAGTTAAGACCTTGTGTCTTTCCTTGCCACTTTGTGTCTGGTTCGGAAACAGAACTATGGCGTCATGGTCCACTTCCGCCATCATGGTGTCAGCCATCGTCACACAGGTCTGAACCAAGAGAGATTTGTGAAGAAAACTTGTAAGAGAAGGACACACCAAGAGAAAACTGTTATTCTTAAGCAAGGCCACATTGACTTAATTGTATATCCATTCGTGCATAATTACCTAATACAAATTTCCCACCGTTTCCGATAAAAAGGTTTGCCACCATTCAGTCAATCGTAAACATgagcatacatatatatactgtattgCAAACAATATCGGAGAACAAATACTAGGAGAACCAATAGCTATGAATAAAgtcttccaaagtcaaagacgTGAAAGAATACagtgttctgtgtgttcagtcatttgtttaactttcctgaccacttagatttcataataaaattTCTTTAACGATCGCATCATGTTCGGGGTGCGCCAGCCCAGAGGATGGCaaaaatataatcaaatcagaaTGTGTTAGAAACGTCAGTCTTATACATCGATAAATCCcaagtttcaagtcaatccattgatttTAAGTGACAGGGAGCTTAAGTTGTAAAGGAAAATTTACAGTCGGCAGAAACGGCAACACTGCCAGGTTACGATCTCTATACCATATCAACTATCTAAGGAACCACCTTGTACTCCTTAATATAATAATAAGAATATTCGTCCAACGCCTAATCTATTATTAATGGTTACACTTGCAGCTGACTTTATTAGGTGCCTATCAGCTGTACCTTATTTCATAATTGGCTTATTTGTATCAACAAATTGAATCAACAAATTGAGAGATGATGCTTGGTTGGAGGTGCGAGCCGTAACAAAGCACTACCACTAGCTACTGGAAAAGCGTTGTACTTCCCTCTAGCTTGGAATGACTGCATTGCCTTTAAGTTTAGTTTAACGGACGTATTCCAGTATGCGTACAAATGGTAATTGCTGCAACTGTTCCAAAAAGAATTATTTCAACTAGGCATGTGGCGCCCCCGAAGACTGCATACCTATACTCGTATATGCATATTTTCAAGTTGTCATAAATCCCAGGTGACTAGTACTGTTCAATAGTAAAGAGAACCACGGTGGACAATAAGGGTCTGTACTGGTCTACATAAACCTTCCAACAACATTTCATTCACTGAGTTTCCACACTACAAAATCATCACCAAGAAACTCTGACTCCTGTTTTGAAGTGAATAAATATAGGAACGATTGCCCGAAGTTATAAGGGAGTACCGATTGTATAGTCGGTAACAATCGGCTCCGCCTTTCGGTGTAAGATATACATGGAATATACAAGGAAATTACGCCAGTCATTGAAACCCTCACAGTCACCTACCTGCGAACGTCCTTGCAGGATATTCTCTTTGCGCTTATGACCAGTTGATGTTGACTGTAATGGTAGCGGAGACTGGGCGGGCTCGAGCACTGGAGCTACCGAAGACCTAATTGGCGAGGACCCGGTGGTGTCGAAACGGTAAACACCACGGCGATATGATTCGTTCCAAACCCTAAATCCTTACAGAAAACGGGTTATTACTGCAGTACATGACACTTACAATCCCCATATCGCGGACGGCTTCCTTAATGATCCTTAATCTAATAGAGGCTCCTTTCCGGTTTTGTGAGACTCGCGTGGCTCACATGATGCGATTAAACTGGTCTGTGCCAGCTAGTCGGAGACTTTTGTTTTAGACCTGGCAAATTATGTTATTCATAATCATTACATCACCTGTCAACGCGGTAGATTAATGACTCAAGAACAAATTATATGGTCAACACTATTTCTCCATACAATGAAATGTAGTGCATATCTATGCCCCATTGGAACTAAATGCTTTATGTtccataaatatatataaaaagcTAAGAACACTATGCTATgcttatatatagatatatacaattttcatgtttctcGTCTTAAAGCACTTGAAAGAAATTGGTAACATTTCCTCCTTTAATTCATCCATAAAATAACGTTTCAGTACATGTCAAGAACATACGTACGAACTTTGCCATATGATCAACAGGGGATCGATGTTATAGTCaagattttgttattgttctaATGGCTAataatttccttgctgtttctgttgcAGAATATATTTCTGGAGGGAGGTGTCGCTAAcccctcctcgaacacgggttCCCGGTTAACGTCCCTTCCAAAatacaggtgcagccccaacccaGATGCattcccaggatttgaaccgggGTCTCGCAGTTACCAACtgattggaaccaggagctcaactgcgAGTCTGGtttagctacagggacatccccagAGTCAAGATTTAACAATCATTTACTTTAATTCTAAGCTGATTGATGTCACCATTAGCGACTCTTTTAACATTCCACCTGCCCGCAATACGCGACGTCGGCGCCTCGGCTCCGGCAGTTCCGCTATTACCGTGCGAATTAGTTTATAACTAGTTTTACTAGACCCCTGGGCAACTGTCAGCGCAGCCCGGTAGTCTGTTACTGTCAACAGCTGTATTTCAATTGATGTTTCAACGGCGTGGAATCATGAAACGAACTCTTGAACTACTAGTGgtatgtgtactagtatgtttttcAATTTGAATGTTTGGTCACGAGTTTTGAGTTGAGCCAAGGTTGGACATACCACACTATGTGTCACCGCTGAAAAGTTTGAATCTTTGAATTTGTAGGTTCTCATAATTTCTTCTGTCCTGACCTGGTTGAGTACGACACACCTAGAGCATGGTTAcattcgtcgtacgatcgcaaactAAGAGCATTCTTGCGACAGCCATGCATCTTGTCGTACAAAATATAAATGTCTTGAGTGTTGGCTGCACTAGATCCTTGTCGGTGCTTAGTTCCCtcacagtctgcttgaaaaCACTGGCAataaaatcgtacgacgacctacGACTAATGCATACCCGACGTTTCGGCATTGTATTAAAACACGAAGTATGACGTTGTAGCCAGAGGAGCAACATTGGGtccttatacccgcctcacattatatacgatcttcggacgtacttcgcgatcgcaggaaggtcggctgattttattttcacccaaaacctgttcccctcacatataagcgagcctcgtgcgatgatcgcaagatgatcgtgacaaaaccggacgtcttactcacgaaaatgtcatttagagctcgtaaactagtcttccgatcgaatcgcgcgtaatgtgaggcgggtattaagGGTCACCCGTCCACTCAAATCTACCTAATTGTATCAATTGCGTCAATTAATGTAAAAATCAGTTTGTCAATACCTCAAGCGTTCGCGTGGCTCCAGGAGTTAGAGAACCAGCTGCAGGTAGCTCATTCACCGTGAAAGTGAAGATATTCGAATAAAGGAAATGTTCTTGTTGTAACCTATAAATCTAGATCTAACAAGTACTGATTATCTCACAATGACTAGAAGCTTGCCCGACTGTAAACATGCTCGCAGCACAAAACTGTTGCCTGGTCTCCAGAAGTATGTTACATACACAGTCTCTTTTTGCAGAGAGGATGAAAGAGCTTGGCTCGTAATCCGCAGCTATGATATGATTGGATACCAGGCCATAACAGTGGAATGACCCTGTAGTTCAGATGGTAGCAGCCTTGCAGTCCAGCTCTTTGTTCCAATTAGTTGAGAGACTCAATCAGTTGGTAACTAAAggctcggttggggctgcaccgaCCTTTCGGAAGGGATGAAAAATTGGGTCTCGTGTTCGAGAAGGtgcctctccaagcagaggctgagatatagcagtagtcgggaaatttactgGCGCGCTcctcccgactactactatatctccgcgactcaacctctgcttggagagtacttcaAGCACGTTAAAAGGAAAAAGGCTACCAAACCTCGCAGTAAAAAGATACGTGTATACCCTGCTTGAGAGACAGCAAGGACACTTGCTACCCTATGTGTTACTAGGCACTTCATGGGTACGAATGAACTTGAATAAACCAAGCGATATTCACTGAGAAGTGTTCTCACCTGTTAAAGAAAACGGCACAGTCTTGGCCCGTCGTCAGGTCGTCACTGTAGTGTTCTGCCCGACTGATGGCGAGTCAACACCTAGGGTAAAGCCTGTTCACCTCATATCAGGCATGGCTGCTCAAATATCACACCGCGAGGGGAGTGGCAGACAGGAAGTCAATATTTTCTGCTGTCAAAGTCGTAAAAAGGACTTCAAACATAGCTACTTGTCTGTACATAGGACAGTATAATACCATCttatttgataatttttgtaTAACATTGTTGGAATAGGCCCACTTTATAATCACAGGAATTGTCTTCATGGCAATGATATATGGTTGGGTCATGAACTTAGAGTACTTGTAACTATACTCCAAAATCACCTGTACCCGCGTAGCGTCAACATACAAAGGGCTGAGTGCCATGGGCGGATCCTTTACTGCAGTGgcacaaccaaccaaccatgcAACCAATCATGCAATAatacaaccaaccaaccgtGTAACCAACCATGCAATAatacaaccaaccaaccaaccaaccaaccaaccaaccaaccaaccaaccaaccaaccaaccaaccaaccaaccaaccaacaatcCGTGTGTTTCCTATGCCTCCGGCACTTTTAATATTAACGAATGTCAACTCATCTTTATAACCTTTTCACCTTGGCCGACACGTGTCAAGAGCGCGGAATCATTACATTTAATTCAATTGGAAGTTTGTGCAATATACGACAAGTTACCGACCATGCAAGGAAAAAAAGCACAGGTCACATAGACGAAAACCCACAATATTGCTCTTAAGGGGAGTGTTTGCACAGATATGCATCAGTGACACATAGATGACCCTTTAGTTTACAGTAAACAGAACGCCTTCTGAATGAACGCAGTTGTACCAGAGTGAGTGTTTTAACGAGCCAGCGTTTTCAAAAACACTATTTGCAATTTTGCCAGTGTCGGGTTGCAGCAGGTGTCCCTGAATTGTTGACCTCTCTGAGTTGACTTACCCAAGGTACGGGTTATGCTAGCGGCCATAATTAAGGGCAGGAGGGTCTCAGAAAACTGACTTTATTGAATCCCTTCATCACTTGATGTTTATGTAACTTTGCTGACTGACATTTGCTGTGAGTAAATACATGCTGTGCTTAAAGCCAGTAACTCACTGGGCTGCGACAAATGCACCAACTTTAAAACGCAATTTCAATACATCTGCTCAAACATAATGCATAGAACCCGTACAAAAGATCTTCATAAATTGCGAAAATAGCTTTTATAGCTCCTTGCATTATTTACACATAATAACGTTCTTTTCATTACGCAAATGGGAACATTGTATAACTGTTCACTAGGTGATGTAGTTCAATAACGTGTCAAATCTAATGTGCACCCGGCCTGTCTAGTGCCTTAGAATCTACTAACGCGGCCCAAAGTCTTCTGCACTTCACTCTTCCATCACCATCGGAACATTTTTGCACTACCCAGCCATCTCATTCAGTTCTCTGTCTTCCTTGATGAACTTCTTGATGGCGCCGAACCCCTTCTGACACACGGACATGGGCGGGTAGTGTAGCGGGTTCCCCTCCACTCGGAGGTCCTGCAAACTGACCAGCCGGTCCATGGTCTTGGGAAGCTTGCGGATGGCGTTCCCGTGCAGCCAGAGGCTCTGCAGCTTGACCAGGCCGCAGATCTCGTCCGGAATGGCGGTCAGCTTGTTCCTGTGGGCGTGCAAGGTTTCCAGCTTCTCCAGCTGTCCGATACaggccggaagtgacgtcaggaCGTTGTTATCCACGGCCAGGACCGTGAGGTAGGTGAGGTTGGCGATGGCGTCTGGAATGACCTTGAGCTTGTTGCCGTGCAGTTGCCCCACGTACAGGCGCTGGAGAGTGGTCAGGGCGCAGATCTGTTTGGGGAAGCGGGTGAACTGGTTACTGCTGGCGTCCAGAGTCGTCAGATCGCCCAGGTTGACGATGGCGTCGTCCAGACCGTTCAGGCTGTTACCGTGGATGTTCAGCGTTCGGAGGTTCCTCAGGAAGCAAACCTGTGtgtacaaacaaagaaacatacagacaaacagGCGTTAGAACAAGTTATCATCACATTATGCATCAGTATCGGAATTCTGTTAAACGGTAACATTTCTAATGAAGTGTCTGGATTGTCCGGCATTTTTCGGGTCAATGACTTTGTATGATAAATATGATGATATACTTTTTCAAAAATGAATATAGGATTTCGAGAATGGCACGGTCTTAAAGAGGCATTGAAAAAAAGGGTAATTTACATATATAGCAGTAACAACACAGAAATTTCTTTTATGGCAACTGTGTTGTTACCTCCTAGAAGAAGGTTCACCACTGAGAcgaggtactgtttttggttgtgtgTACGCAGCTATAACTCCAGATCCTTTAGATGGATTTGAACGGATTTGTATGTTGGTATGAGTGTAGCTATACCTAGAAGTATTGTCAGTACCGCAGCATTACAGACCATAGACGACTGGTCAGCCGGAACTGGCCGTAGAATGGGGATGACCAATGACAATGACCCCTTAGGGGAGGGATATGGCGAAGAAGGAAAGAGGATACTCACTATTATTATGaggaaatttacaaaagcaAAGATATCTCTCGGAGGTATTAGACATTCGATATGCTGTTGGTAAAGTCCATTGAAACGTAATGGGTCGTTGGAATGTGCTCACCGCAATGGGCAGGGTGGTAAGGTTGAGATTCTTCAGCCACAGCTTCTTCAGTTTGATGAGTTTCCCGATGTCTGACGGAAGACTGTTGAAGTCGTTCTCTCCGAGGTTCAGGTCTTCCAGCTGCGACATCTTCAGCAGAACGTCCGGGAAGGTCCGCAGCTTGTTCCTGTTGGCGTCCAGTCGAGTCAGCTCCGTCAGCTTCAACAGGTCCTCCGGTAAGGCCGTCAGCAGGTTGTCTGCGATGTAGAGGTGCTGGATCTCTGGTAGCGTGAACAGCTCGGCGGGAAGAGAGTGGAGAGCCCTGCCCTGGAGGTTGAGCGCAACCACCGCCGGATTCCCTCCCCGGTAGACCTGGTCTCGTAGAGATAGCTCCTTCCCATCGTCTGTGATCTTCAGACATGCCGGGTCCACCCTCCCCACCCTGTCTCCACACACAACCGTCCACACGCCTGTAAATAGCTGTTCTATCACCTGAACCTCCTCCCCTCCTTCTAAGCTGAGCTGGTAGGGCCCGCTGGCTTGATGTGGCTTGACTACCTGCGCGGCTAGAGTGCGAACCAGAGGGTTAGTAGAAGGAGGACGGACAGCGAAGTCCTGTAGTTCGTACTTGACCCTCAGCGCAGCCGAGTCGACCTTTACCGCCCGTGTTCCATGGACGACCGTCCACTGGGACCCTTCCTGGCTGGTGACCAGTACCTCGTCTCCCGGCTGCAGAAGGAAGTGTTGATCGTAGCTTCTTACAGGATTCACAGCCACGGCCAAGAAGGTGCGGATCGCAGATTTACCGGTATCTGTGAAGAACAATAAGAAAATTACCTTACATGCGTACTTCGTAAAAAACACACGAATACCTAGCATAAAACAAATAATTTATAAGTTTAATCTTTCGCTCCAAACACAATACGATATGCACCTAATTTTCGGCTTCTTCAGAGTGGATGACCCACCACCGCGGGCACGTGACAATAAATAGGTCAATGATGCCTTTATGGACGCAAAGTGCATTTATATAGCTGGATGGATTGCTGTACCTGGTGGTGGATCTTCGTCCGACTCCTGCCCGTTGGTTGGCTCTTGGTCCCCGTTACTGTCTGCTGCAGGATGAAGAAGTTCCGCTAGGTGTCCCTGGTCTGTCTCCATGAGCGCCTCCGAGAACTTGGTGAGTGTGTCACCTTCGCGTGTCATCAACATCTGGAGCAGCGATCTCACCTGGTCTTCCCGTGTCTGTAGTGCCTTGATAAACAAATATGAAATAGTAAGCCGGCTACAATGATAAAAAGTTCCAAAACAAAATCGACccctgcagtaccgtagaaGGAGTACCATAGAAGGAGTACCATAGAAGGAATCCCATTATCGAACGTAAACTTTATTTTCCAGACCCCttcccacctaccaaatatcataaggatccatccacagcttctcgaaTTATACTGTCCATATGCCATAGAATGACGAAAGAGCACTCAAAAAACACATACTATGATACATGCGGCaccaaaaacattaccttcttaGCAAAGGTAATGATAACTACGATAGCATCTAATTAACTATGCTCTACGAATGGTTACACATACAATATATGGTGTAACATGCAAGCATACCTTTATTTCTTTCAGAGCCTTGAAGTCGAAAACACCTTTGGATGCCAGTGCGATGAAAAGATCATCGACCTGCAGTTCGTCGACAAACCGTTGGGTGTGCTTCTTCAGGACTGAGCGGTCGGCGTCATCCATAGCGAGGTCTACATTGGAAAAGTAATTACAGGTATTTAGAAGCATGCAATGGGATCCGTGAAAAGGTACATGGACTGTCATAACATTGGTCCCTGTCAGACATACCGCAAATGTTCGAGGGGGAGTCCATGTCGTGGCAGATAGAAAATGGAGTGGTCTTTaatactgtaaaaggggaaaacgttcgcggtagttttaagttcgcggtgtaAAGTACATCGCAAAACCGCgcacataaaaccaccgcaaacatttcccaTTTTACAGTACGTGACTACATTGTTAACGCCCAAATAACGTAAGCTGTTCGGCCGGACCAACAACTCTACAGACATGGCGGGTTTCAACTGACTATGGCGACCCCTAGCAAGAACCAAGTTCAGTATTTGTTTAtaagacaaaaacatgtacGCGTTCCTTAAATAATATGATGCTAAATATAGAAACGTTAATTACTGGTAGTAGCGAATTGCAGGTGAACACCCTTTCCAATTTTACTCCTGGACCATTGAAAGTGTGTTTTGTATGATACTTGACTTTATTTTTTGCATGGGACGTCTTTTCATGTTGATAGGTTAACGTTTCGTCTTTGCATTTAGTCATT encodes the following:
- the LOC118412546 gene encoding malignant fibrous histiocytoma-amplified sequence 1-like, coding for MTVHVPFHGSHCMLLNTCNYFSNVDLAMDDADRSVLKKHTQRFVDELQVDDLFIALASKGVFDFKALKEIKALQTREDQVRSLLQMLMTREGDTLTKFSEALMETDQGHLAELLHPAADSNGDQEPTNGQESDEDPPPDTGKSAIRTFLAVAVNPVRSYDQHFLLQPGDEVLVTSQEGSQWTVVHGTRAVKVDSAALRVKYELQDFAVRPPSTNPLVRTLAAQVVKPHQASGPYQLSLEGGEEVQVIEQLFTGVWTVVCGDRVGRVDPACLKITDDGKELSLRDQVYRGGNPAVVALNLQGRALHSLPAELFTLPEIQHLYIADNLLTALPEDLLKLTELTRLDANRNKLRTFPDVLLKMSQLEDLNLGENDFNSLPSDIGKLIKLKKLWLKNLNLTTLPIAVCFLRNLRTLNIHGNSLNGLDDAIVNLGDLTTLDASSNQFTRFPKQICALTTLQRLYVGQLHGNKLKVIPDAIANLTYLTVLAVDNNVLTSLPACIGQLEKLETLHAHRNKLTAIPDEICGLVKLQSLWLHGNAIRKLPKTMDRLVSLQDLRVEGNPLHYPPMSVCQKGFGAIKKFIKEDRELNEMAG